The proteins below are encoded in one region of Coffea arabica cultivar ET-39 chromosome 4c, Coffea Arabica ET-39 HiFi, whole genome shotgun sequence:
- the LOC113739928 gene encoding transcription factor BIM2 isoform X3, with protein MMAQASSTNINDENSNCSSYAGGGFTLWDESAVKKGKTGKENNAGDRAVLKEAEANVGAGQWRASAERPSQSSSNHKLNAATFSSLSTSKPSLAQRNQSFVNMITSAKSFQEEDDDDDDEEEFVIKKEPSSHPKGNLSVKVDGKSTDQKPSTPRSKHSATEQRRRSKINDRFQKLREIIPHSDQKRDKASFLLEVIEYIQFLQDKVQKYEGPYPGWNQELSKPMPSRNLRGPEDFINSTQVTNIGSNPLIHAAKLNESKVTSSSALAINGQHLESDVSSAAAFGEKDHQPDITDKAASVPMALRHGIFPFGGTSTASVPLSSMPASDIDKTASHPQHQFWPRGSCTADSNITDKLKDQELTIESGTISISSIYSQGLLSTLTQALQSSGIDLSQANISVQIDLGKRANGRVNSSASVIKDVDVPSCNQAMPRSIVTRAGEDSPGQALKRLKTSRS; from the exons ATGATGGCACAAGCAAGTAGTACCAACATAAATGATGAAAACTCAAACTGCAGTTCTTACGCAGGTGGTGGTTTCACTTTGTGGGATGAATCTGCAGTGAAAAAGGGAAAGACAGGGAAGGAGAATAATGCTGGAGATAGAGCTGTTCTTAAAG AAGCAGAAGCAAATGTTGGGGCAGGGCAGTGGAGAGCATCAGCAGAACGGCCCTCACAGTCCTCGTCCAACCATAAGCTTAATGCTGCAACATTCAGCTCTCTCTCAACCTCTAA GCCATCTTTGGCCCAGAGGAACCAGAGTTTTGTAAATATGATAACATCGGCTAAGAGTTTTCAAgaagaggatgatgatgatgatgacgagGAAGAGTTTGTCATCAAGAAAGAGCCATCGTCACATCCCAAAG GCAATTTGTCAGTTAAAGTTGATGGAAAAAGCACCGATCAGAAACCTAGTACTCCACGTTCAAAACACTCAGCTACAGAGCAACGTAGAAGGAGCAAGATTAATGACAG ATTTCAGAAGTTAAGAGAGATCATCCCTCATAGCGACCAAAAAAGAGATAAGGCGTCATTTTTGTTAGAG GTTATTGAGTATATTCAATTTCTACAAGACAAAGTGCAGAAATATGAAGGGCCATACCCGGGATGGAACCAGGAACTATCTAAGCCAATGCCATCG AGAAATCTCAGAGGTCCTGAAGACTTTATCAATTCTACTCAAGTCACGAATATTGGGTCAAATCCACTAATTCATGCAGCAAAACTTAATGAGAGCAAAGTTACTAGCTCTTCTGCACTAGCTATCAATGGGCAGCACCTAGAATCAGATGTAAGCAGTGCAGCAGCTTTTGGAGAAAAGGATCATCAGCCTGATATAACAGATAAAGCAGCATCAGTTCCTATGGCGCTGAGGCATGGAATATTTCCATTTGGAGGAACCAGCACTGCATCTGTACCACTCTCATCTATGCCTGCATCTGATATAGACAAAACGGCATCTCACCCCCAACATCAGTTTTGGCCCAGAGGATCATGTACGGCCGATAGCAATATAACTGATAAGCTGAAAGACCAAGAACTAACTATTGAGAGTGGTACAATTAGCATCTCCAGCATATATTCACAAGG GTTGTTGAGTACTCTGACACAAGCATTGCAGAGTTCTGGAATAGATCTGTCTCAGGCCAACATTTCTGTTCAAATTGATCTTGGAAAAAGAGCTAATGGCAGAGTAAATTCTTCAGCTTCGGTCATCAAG GATGTTGATGTACCGAGTTGCAACCAAGCAATGCCAAGGTCTATAGTTACAAGAGCAGGGGAGGATTCTCCTGGACAAGCATTGAAGAGGCTCAAAACAAGCAGAAGCTAG
- the LOC113739825 gene encoding rhamnogalacturonan I rhamnosyltransferase 1-like, with protein sequence MGDMCRIEEEKSEESVWRRRKNWGLRGLGLGLGLGGVMGLKGGNIIQHSRVEKFKNSMVSRSKMKLWMIRATTSVMLWICLVQLTALGESFGPRVLKGWPSCFSQDSGSGSSATVTGSASALDVKSAPEDVPARVLPPKRVYKNNGYLMVSCNGGLNQMRAAICDMVAIARHLNVTLIVPELDKTSFWADPSEFQDIFDVDHFITSLRDEVRILKELPPRLKERVERGLFYTMPPISWSDISYYENQILPLIRKYKVVHLNRTDTRLANNGQPLELQKLRCRVNFSALKFTPQIEELGRKVIKLLRRKGPFIVLHLRYEMDMLAFSGCTQGCNQEEVDELTRMRYAYPWWKEKIINSDLKRKDGLCPLTPEETALTLRALDIDHNIQIYIAAGEIYGGERRLASLAAAYPNLVRKETLLDPSDLRFFQNHSSQMAALDYLVSLESDIFVPTYDGNMAKVVEGHRRYLEYKKTILLDRKLLVDLIDQYNMGSLTWDEFSAAVKESHSERMGNPVKRVVIPDRPKEEDYFYANPWECLQQPKEDDLLSNM encoded by the exons ATGGGGGATATGTGCAGAATAGAGGAAGAGAAGAGTGAGGAGAGTGtttggaggaggaggaagaactGGGGTTTAAGGGGgctagggttagggttaggatTAGGTGGGGTGATGGGGTTGAAAGGTGGAAATATTATTCAACATAGTAGAGTAGAGAAGTTTAAAAATTCTATGGTTTCGCGGTCGAAAATGAAGCTATGGATGATAAGGGCTACTACATCTGTGATGTTGTGGATTTGCTTGGTTCAGTTAACGGCATTGGGTGAAAGTTTTGGTCCTAGAGTTTTGAAGGGATGGCCATCTTGCTTTTCTCAGGattctggttctggttcttcTGCCACTGTTACTGGTTCTGCTTCCGCTTTGGATGTTAAATCTGCCCCTGAAGATGTCCCTGCTCGAGTTCTTCCTCCCAAGA GAGTTTACAAGAACAATGGTTATCTGATGGTTTCATGCAACGGAGGCCTTAACCAAATGCGGGCGGCG ATTTGTGACATGGTAGCAATTGCCAGACATTTGAATGTGACGCTTATAGTTCCTGAGTTGGATAAAACTTCTTTCTGGGCAGATCCAAG TGAGTTTCAAGACATATTTGACGTTGATCATTTTATTACATCCTTGAGAGATGAAGTTCGGATATTGAAAGAGCTACCCCCTAGGCTCAAGGAGAGAGTGGAGAGAGGGTTATTTTATACTATGCCGCCTATTAGTTGGTCTGATATATCTTACTATGAAAATCAG ATTCTTCCTCTTATACGCAAATACAAAGTTGTGCACCTAAATAGAACTGACACTCGACTTGCAAACAATGGCCAGCCCTTGGAGCTTCAGAAGCTACGTTGTCGAGTCAATTTTAGTGCTCTCAAATTTACACCTCAGATAGAAGAGTTGGGTAGAAAGGTCATCAAACTCCTTCGTCGAAAGGGGCCTTTCATAGTACTTCATCTCAGATATGAAATGGACATGCTGGCTTTTTCAGGCTGCACTCAGGGGTGCAACCAGGAGGAGGTGGATGAGTTGACAAGAATGAG ATATGCTTATCCCTGGTGGAAGGAGAAAATTATAAACTccgatttgaaaagaaaagatggcCTGTGTCCCTTGACACCTGAGGAAACTGCTCTTACCCTGAGGGCCTTGGACATTGATCATAACATCCAAATTTACATTGCGGCTGGAGAAATATATGGTGGAGAGAGGAGATTGGCTAGTCTTGCAGCAGCTTATCCAAATTTG GTCAGAAAGGAGACACTGTTGGATCCTTCGGATCTTAGATTCTTCCAGAATCATTCATCTCAGATGGCAGCACTAGACTATCTTGTTTCTCTTGAAAGTGATATATTTGTTCCAACATATGATGGAAACATGGCAAAAGTTGTTGAAGGCCACCGCAG ATATCTCGAATACAAGAAGACAATACTGTTGGACAGAAAGCTTCTAGTTGATTTGATAGACCAGTACAATATGGGATCGCTAACATGGGATGAGTTCTCTGCTGCTGTTAAGGAATCCCATTCTGAGAGAATGGGCAATCCTGTCAAAAGGGTAGTGATTCCAGATAGACCTAAAGAAGAGGATTACTTCTACGCAAACCCATGGGAGTGTTTGCAGCAACCAAAAGAAGATGATCTGTTAAGTAACATGTGA
- the LOC113739928 gene encoding transcription factor BIM1 isoform X1, whose amino-acid sequence MELRQPRPFGTEGRKTTHDFLSLYSPVQQDPRPPQGGFLKTQDFLQPLEQGCKNVAKEEDKVEINDLEKPPPAAPPSNIEHLLPGGIGTYSITYFNQRFLKPEGNVYMMAQASSTNINDENSNCSSYAGGGFTLWDESAVKKGKTGKENNAGDRAVLKEAEANVGAGQWRASAERPSQSSSNHKLNAATFSSLSTSKPSLAQRNQSFVNMITSAKSFQEEDDDDDDEEEFVIKKEPSSHPKGNLSVKVDGKSTDQKPSTPRSKHSATEQRRRSKINDRFQKLREIIPHSDQKRDKASFLLEVIEYIQFLQDKVQKYEGPYPGWNQELSKPMPSRNLRGPEDFINSTQVTNIGSNPLIHAAKLNESKVTSSSALAINGQHLESDVSSAAAFGEKDHQPDITDKAASVPMALRHGIFPFGGTSTASVPLSSMPASDIDKTASHPQHQFWPRGSCTADSNITDKLKDQELTIESGTISISSIYSQGLLSTLTQALQSSGIDLSQANISVQIDLGKRANGRVNSSASVIKDVDVPSCNQAMPRSIVTRAGEDSPGQALKRLKTSRS is encoded by the exons GTGGCTTCCTTAAAACGCAGGACTTCTTGCAACCACTGGAGCAAGGATGTAAGAATGTTGCCAAGGAGGAAGACAAAGTAGaaataaatgatttggaaaAGCCTCCACCAGCAGCTCCTCCATCTAACATAGAGCATCTTCTTCCTGGTGGTATTGGGACCTACAGCATTACTTATTTCAATCAGAGGTTCCTAAAACCGGAGGGGAATGTATACATGATGGCACAAGCAAGTAGTACCAACATAAATGATGAAAACTCAAACTGCAGTTCTTACGCAGGTGGTGGTTTCACTTTGTGGGATGAATCTGCAGTGAAAAAGGGAAAGACAGGGAAGGAGAATAATGCTGGAGATAGAGCTGTTCTTAAAG AAGCAGAAGCAAATGTTGGGGCAGGGCAGTGGAGAGCATCAGCAGAACGGCCCTCACAGTCCTCGTCCAACCATAAGCTTAATGCTGCAACATTCAGCTCTCTCTCAACCTCTAA GCCATCTTTGGCCCAGAGGAACCAGAGTTTTGTAAATATGATAACATCGGCTAAGAGTTTTCAAgaagaggatgatgatgatgatgacgagGAAGAGTTTGTCATCAAGAAAGAGCCATCGTCACATCCCAAAG GCAATTTGTCAGTTAAAGTTGATGGAAAAAGCACCGATCAGAAACCTAGTACTCCACGTTCAAAACACTCAGCTACAGAGCAACGTAGAAGGAGCAAGATTAATGACAG ATTTCAGAAGTTAAGAGAGATCATCCCTCATAGCGACCAAAAAAGAGATAAGGCGTCATTTTTGTTAGAG GTTATTGAGTATATTCAATTTCTACAAGACAAAGTGCAGAAATATGAAGGGCCATACCCGGGATGGAACCAGGAACTATCTAAGCCAATGCCATCG AGAAATCTCAGAGGTCCTGAAGACTTTATCAATTCTACTCAAGTCACGAATATTGGGTCAAATCCACTAATTCATGCAGCAAAACTTAATGAGAGCAAAGTTACTAGCTCTTCTGCACTAGCTATCAATGGGCAGCACCTAGAATCAGATGTAAGCAGTGCAGCAGCTTTTGGAGAAAAGGATCATCAGCCTGATATAACAGATAAAGCAGCATCAGTTCCTATGGCGCTGAGGCATGGAATATTTCCATTTGGAGGAACCAGCACTGCATCTGTACCACTCTCATCTATGCCTGCATCTGATATAGACAAAACGGCATCTCACCCCCAACATCAGTTTTGGCCCAGAGGATCATGTACGGCCGATAGCAATATAACTGATAAGCTGAAAGACCAAGAACTAACTATTGAGAGTGGTACAATTAGCATCTCCAGCATATATTCACAAGG GTTGTTGAGTACTCTGACACAAGCATTGCAGAGTTCTGGAATAGATCTGTCTCAGGCCAACATTTCTGTTCAAATTGATCTTGGAAAAAGAGCTAATGGCAGAGTAAATTCTTCAGCTTCGGTCATCAAG GATGTTGATGTACCGAGTTGCAACCAAGCAATGCCAAGGTCTATAGTTACAAGAGCAGGGGAGGATTCTCCTGGACAAGCATTGAAGAGGCTCAAAACAAGCAGAAGCTAG
- the LOC113739928 gene encoding transcription factor BIM1 isoform X2, with product MELRQPRPFGTEGRKTTHDFLSLYSPVQQDPRPPQGGFLKTQDFLQPLEQGCKNVAKEEDKVEINDLEKPPPAAPPSNIEHLLPGGGGFTLWDESAVKKGKTGKENNAGDRAVLKEAEANVGAGQWRASAERPSQSSSNHKLNAATFSSLSTSKPSLAQRNQSFVNMITSAKSFQEEDDDDDDEEEFVIKKEPSSHPKGNLSVKVDGKSTDQKPSTPRSKHSATEQRRRSKINDRFQKLREIIPHSDQKRDKASFLLEVIEYIQFLQDKVQKYEGPYPGWNQELSKPMPSRNLRGPEDFINSTQVTNIGSNPLIHAAKLNESKVTSSSALAINGQHLESDVSSAAAFGEKDHQPDITDKAASVPMALRHGIFPFGGTSTASVPLSSMPASDIDKTASHPQHQFWPRGSCTADSNITDKLKDQELTIESGTISISSIYSQGLLSTLTQALQSSGIDLSQANISVQIDLGKRANGRVNSSASVIKDVDVPSCNQAMPRSIVTRAGEDSPGQALKRLKTSRS from the exons GTGGCTTCCTTAAAACGCAGGACTTCTTGCAACCACTGGAGCAAGGATGTAAGAATGTTGCCAAGGAGGAAGACAAAGTAGaaataaatgatttggaaaAGCCTCCACCAGCAGCTCCTCCATCTAACATAGAGCATCTTCTTCCTGGTG GTGGTGGTTTCACTTTGTGGGATGAATCTGCAGTGAAAAAGGGAAAGACAGGGAAGGAGAATAATGCTGGAGATAGAGCTGTTCTTAAAG AAGCAGAAGCAAATGTTGGGGCAGGGCAGTGGAGAGCATCAGCAGAACGGCCCTCACAGTCCTCGTCCAACCATAAGCTTAATGCTGCAACATTCAGCTCTCTCTCAACCTCTAA GCCATCTTTGGCCCAGAGGAACCAGAGTTTTGTAAATATGATAACATCGGCTAAGAGTTTTCAAgaagaggatgatgatgatgatgacgagGAAGAGTTTGTCATCAAGAAAGAGCCATCGTCACATCCCAAAG GCAATTTGTCAGTTAAAGTTGATGGAAAAAGCACCGATCAGAAACCTAGTACTCCACGTTCAAAACACTCAGCTACAGAGCAACGTAGAAGGAGCAAGATTAATGACAG ATTTCAGAAGTTAAGAGAGATCATCCCTCATAGCGACCAAAAAAGAGATAAGGCGTCATTTTTGTTAGAG GTTATTGAGTATATTCAATTTCTACAAGACAAAGTGCAGAAATATGAAGGGCCATACCCGGGATGGAACCAGGAACTATCTAAGCCAATGCCATCG AGAAATCTCAGAGGTCCTGAAGACTTTATCAATTCTACTCAAGTCACGAATATTGGGTCAAATCCACTAATTCATGCAGCAAAACTTAATGAGAGCAAAGTTACTAGCTCTTCTGCACTAGCTATCAATGGGCAGCACCTAGAATCAGATGTAAGCAGTGCAGCAGCTTTTGGAGAAAAGGATCATCAGCCTGATATAACAGATAAAGCAGCATCAGTTCCTATGGCGCTGAGGCATGGAATATTTCCATTTGGAGGAACCAGCACTGCATCTGTACCACTCTCATCTATGCCTGCATCTGATATAGACAAAACGGCATCTCACCCCCAACATCAGTTTTGGCCCAGAGGATCATGTACGGCCGATAGCAATATAACTGATAAGCTGAAAGACCAAGAACTAACTATTGAGAGTGGTACAATTAGCATCTCCAGCATATATTCACAAGG GTTGTTGAGTACTCTGACACAAGCATTGCAGAGTTCTGGAATAGATCTGTCTCAGGCCAACATTTCTGTTCAAATTGATCTTGGAAAAAGAGCTAATGGCAGAGTAAATTCTTCAGCTTCGGTCATCAAG GATGTTGATGTACCGAGTTGCAACCAAGCAATGCCAAGGTCTATAGTTACAAGAGCAGGGGAGGATTCTCCTGGACAAGCATTGAAGAGGCTCAAAACAAGCAGAAGCTAG